Below is a genomic region from Prunus persica cultivar Lovell chromosome G3, Prunus_persica_NCBIv2, whole genome shotgun sequence.
GGAGATGCTTGTAGCTGGCAAGCACAGCTCAAAAACCGAACACTTAGAGCACTGAACAAAGGCCAAGGCGCGGTTACGTGCTCTTCATATTACTTCCCCCAGTTTCAGATTAAAATTGCAGTAGATACATAAATATAGTGTTGAAGGGGAAGAATGGCAGGGGATGTTGCTCAATTTCTCCAGAAAAAGTTCCTGGCATCTCTTAGGGACACAGAATTTGAATTATCAGGTGCTGTTCTCATTTCTTACTTGCGAGCAATCAAAGATATTGTAATAGATATAGATACACGAAGACTTAAGGAAGATTACTGCCGTCGCTTTATCTATGTGCTCCTGGACCGCACCGACGCATTCACCAAGTGCCAGGTCTTCTCACATGAGTGGAAGAAGCATAGTCATCACAGGACTCATTTAGTAGTCTTCAACCATTTGAGTTTGAGGAAGATTTGTTTCGTGCGGAAGATGAGAAGCGGCTGGCTGCAATAAAACGCATCTTCGAGGCTGAGtttatgaaaaaggaaaaaagaatttataaCTTGAGGGAATCATCAAGTCGTCCTGATCCTGAAGAGAATCTAATACATCGCCGTCAAAGATTTGAGGCTGAAGTTGTGGGATTTGATGAACAATTACGGAAGATTGGGAGCTTTCTTTTAAAATCATCGCCGTCGTCAGGTGCCGGATTTGCGGCAGTTGGGATACTGGGCATGGCAGGCGCAGGCAAGACCACCCTGGTGCGCgagtttttgagtttgtggaTAGTGCGAGATGAATTTTCTCCTATAATTTGGTTATGCTTGTCGAAtataatcaaagaaaataaacaagtagaagaagaaattgaggtCAGCATTGTGAAATGTATGCTTGGTAAGTTGGACCATGATGCCGTTGCCGATGGAGATGGCATCATccaggaggaggagaagataATAAGTAGTAATAATAATTCTGGTCATGTCCTTGCTGCGCTCTTGGAAAGGCTCAACCAACATTTATCAGGCAAAAGTTATTTGGTTGTGTTGGATGATGTGTGGCACATGAACAATTTCTACTCCGATTTAGGACATAGGCGACTTCAGGTTCAGGAAGGTGATAAGAAAGTTGGGGATCATCGTCACTAGTAGGATACCGGAAGTGGTTGAAGCTATGGTGGTACCTGCGGAGGGGTCAGATCAACATTATAACAGCTTGATTATTTCTCTTGAGCCCTTGGACAGAGAAAGCTGCTGGGATATATTTAAGGACACTGCTTTTGGTTATCAACAACATTCGGAAGAGGTTGAGATTGAAATTAAGGATCTATTTTATGGTCTACCATTGGCCGCTAGGACACTCGCAGAAATCGTGTCCCCAGACTCCCAAAATTTGGGGTATTATTCTCAACTTAATTATACATTCAGTAGTACTTTACTTACTCCCTTATTTTGGTATCATCTTTCGAATTATTTACGTACCAATATGAATATCCCATGCAGGAGGACTTCTCCGCCCTACCGCAAATATGAGGAGTTGCTTAAATTACCTGATTTGGATGTTGACTCTGATTGCTTCggtctaaaaaaattcccaaTGTTGGTGTTTATTgatatgaaatatgaaaaaacgGGAGAAAACTGCATTAGGAAATTTTGCAAGTTCCTTAATAAAAAACAGGTATTTTTCTCATTGAACAACGCACTTTGAGtatgatatatattatgtgaaatgaaattttaacaTAGTTTATGTATAATTAAGGCTCTAATTAACATGCATGGATTTGATTAAAGTTTgttgtaaatataatattatattgttttcTAGGTTTTGGTGTACTACTGGAAGAATCAAAGACATATAATAATCCTGAGACAGTGCTAAAGGATGTTTATGGTACTCTAGAAAAGCTTAAGCTTCAAGGTTATGGTTTTGCttatgaaattcaaaagaagATAAATATCATAGTGAGTAACATGTTAAATTAATACATATTGCTAAAGCGTAGTCTACCCTACAacttttttaaatctttttttaatttgacattatatatatttcttctatCTCAGGTTGTTGGCGAAAATGATGTTGTAAATTGAATTCTGGGAGTTATCTGTGATCTTAAATTGCCAGAGTCACCCTCCATTGCCCCGGTACCGATTGCTCCGGTACCGACTTCAAAAAGATTGTTCTGGCGCATGGACCACTACCAATATGGAATCGCTGCTTCGTTTGGATGGGTGGGGCGTTTagcatttatatttaattatttttaattggcAACTATTTAATATTGAAACGTTTTGTTAAAACTAAATCAATGAATACATAAATACAgtctcgatctcttggactacaagagtccaagagattgtggtcacccaccgttggatattaatccaatggttcaaaaaagtttcttaaaaggagtgcaagagtgagtgatccgttgaatttacatccaacggtgagtgaccacaaatctcttggacgaAAATATATTGGTCGCAAACCCCATGAAATATTTAGGCGTGAGTTTTCTTTTCGAGACCATTCTGGCAAACTTAGCGACCAAATATTTTCATCGcccttaatttttcattttcccatgTGCACCGATTCAAAAAATGGCGACCAAACACGTGTTTGGTCTCCAAATTATTAGTTGGCCACAAAAAATTTCAGTCGCCTTTGAATAATAGTTAGTCGCCATTTAGTTGGCTGAAGTCTTATAGTTGACGAAACCTTTGGCCACCAAATTGCATAATCTTGTCGCCCATAAGCTTCTTTGGCGACCAAAATCTGGTTGGTCGCAAAGAATTTGGTCGCGAAAAaggttttttcttgtagtgtatATTTCCACttaaattatcaaagaatgttttgtaaaaaaatagtcTAATCCAATGTTATCCGGAACAGCACCAAACACAATATAACTTAGACTATTTATCCAGAACAGCACTAaacgccttataatattatgaaaaAACAGTCAGTACTCTCTGGAACAGATTAATACTATATGACAGAAATTAGTCAGTACAGTCcgacgtaccaaacgagccctaagaGTTTTGAACCTATATCCTTCACTGGCTATGTTTTGATTCCTTTCCATTTAAGTATATACTAGCCtttctgcacgcgcttccgaaCCTGAGAGaggcttttttaaaatttattttagaattaaaaaagataataggtagttgtgttccataaataTAAGATCcattatataaattttcttttaattttaatttttttaatatgaaaaagtgtgaatttaccatattatcctaatttaattaataatttcaattcttaatttttgcattaaccaagggtattttctggtattttgaatgttttactattctctgccttttgctttatatagaTATAACTAGCCTCTTCGCATGTGCTTTCGTacctgcgagaggcttttttaaaaaaatttaaatttattttagaattaaaaaagataatgtgtagttgtgttccataaaaataagattcattatctgatttttcttttaattttaattttttttaaatatgaaaaagtgtgaatttaccatattattctcatttaattaataattttaattctttaatatttgcattaaccaagggcattttctaacatttttaatgttttaccattctctgccttttgctttatatatatagataatcaAAACCTATGCGTACTCTAATTTTAGGGTTAATTACACTTTAGTACCTTGTGGtatggagtatttactccgtCAGGCAAGGTCCTGGGTTTGAGTTCTAGcatccgtgtagtgtgtgtgagtttagtatgctatcgcccctttcaataggaaaggtcctcaaaaaaaaaaaaaaaatacatgttaGTCCATACCTTCTCAatttttacaataacatactccggatttttaaatttgttacaatatGGTTCTGCCATTAGGGTTTCCGTCAGATCTCTCTGTTAGTTGCCTACTTGGCATTGTGGGTCCcacatttcaatttttgttaatttttgattaaaatatgaataaaatatttataaaaaacccaaaaaataaatatcactttctctcttctccttgCATTACCCCATCCCCCATGCGATTTGCTTCTTCCCCCAAAAAATCTGAATCCTCCACCGTACCCTCAAACGAAGACAATGTGTACTCGGAGTTCCATCGGATTTTCGAGCTTTTCCGAACAGCTTTTGCAAAAGGGCTCTAGCGTTTCAGCGACGTCAACGTTTTGGACCTAGAATTGAGAGCAATTGTCCCAATTTCTCAAGAACACCAGCTATTGGGCCCGGATTCGTGATCAATTTATGCAACAATGTGTGAGACCTATGctcaaaagttcaaaactaTCGGGTTGAcctaaaatgattttttttctttttctttcttgacatCCCTgaccaataaataaaatatttataatcttCAAAATCCAGGGATTCTGTCTCTTGCATTTTATTCAGTTCTGTAGCTGCACATTCTTTCCCATTCTCTATGATATCTatgctctttcttttttccttctttttattatctttttttgttaaGTTCCATGAGATGTCTACTTAAATAGAAACAATTGTCTTTgtctttttactttaatttatttttatattactccatttacttaagtttacaatgtaaataaggaagtaccccccatttggattcaaataaaaatactagaaaatcaaattcctaccaaatcaaaatatgaaaaatcggttttagtgcaaaatacgatttaggctaaaaatgatggctcattaagtcaatatatacttcatactaaaatcccataaaatcaagttttcttatttgatgtgtaaggaataaaagccgccaaaaattatcttgagaaaatgattatttcgaaaaaccatttttcatacttaatcaattttgcaccTCCGCCATCTGAATCCTCCACCATTGGGAGGGATGGGTTATGTGGGTTATGGGTTCTTGGGGGCTGGGGTTCTGGGTTCATGGGGTTTGAAGGGTGGTGGTCATGGGGAATGTAGGGACAAGGGAGGGGGGGCaggggaagaagaaaatcataaGGGGGGATGGGTTCTGTGGGTTATGGGTTGTGGGGGCTGGGGTCATGGCTTCTGGTTCGTGGGGTTTGAAGGGTGGAGATCATGGAGAATGCAGGGAGAAAGGAAGgggggaagaagaaaatggtggGACTTATGTGTTCGTGGGGTTTGAAGGGTGGTTgtcgtgagagagagagatatatatatattgtttttggttttaaatattttattcacatttaaatcaatttaaaattaatataagtTGAAAAATGTGGAACCCATAGTGCCACGTAGGCAATTAACGGAGAGATGTGACGGAAACTCTAACGGCGGAACCAAATTGTAACATATTTAAGAGTCCGGAGTAtgttattataaaaattaagaaggtATGGACTAACATGTCTCAAGGGTGTAACCATAGAATACTAAAGTATAATTAACTTCTAATTTTATGTCTCTTCGGTATACATGTACAACATCAATTCAAGTTGTTGTCTTAACTTGCCTATCTTTGGTCCAAGGGAAGATCGTTGGGTGACAAAAAATACGATGGAAGATGGAAAAGTGaggttcctttttcttcctttacacgtgtttttgttttcgtgAGATATGCATGCATTGGTTAATGTTTCTGtgattggcatttgcaattaGGTTTAATGTTATTTGTACCATATTTATTCATCATATCACCTCTTTAATGGGGATCCGGATCCTCTATATTAATCTTCTCTGTTAGGATtagctttgatttttctttacaaATGTTTTTTCAAATCAGTGAATGTTGATCCCTGTAATAGAGGTGACCCTACCAATGTATGTGAGACCTATCATATTAGAGAGGTTGTCAGCAATGTAATTAGTAAATGTGGTCCAAATAACAAGACCCTTCATTTGTACAACCACATTAATGATCATCTCTCTAAAAGAGGATCCACCATCGTATGTGGGATCCATCCATATTAAAGAGGTAGTGAGTAATAATGTTGTCCAAATAGTAACACCCGATACATATATACCCAATTACTTCAAATTTTCTATGTTAAAATTGAGTTAATTACAGACACCCACGAACCAATCTTTCATAGACGATGGATGCCTCGAAGTTATCAGTTCCGAAAATGGATTTTGGGGGGAGAGCAGTCACTGGCCTCTCCTTGATCAGGTACATCATCTTGAATTGATATTTGTTCAGATTGCAGCATCCATTTCAAAGAGAGGATTACTAAacttaaatctatttttaattaaggTACGAGGAATTCGCTTCGAGATTATAGAGGGTGCAAGAGGGTCTATGAGTATAGGTATTGATGAACCAACAGAGTTTGCTTTCCAGATTGATGACTTGGTTGAGATTGAAATCTCTTACCATGGCCAAGTCAGCATTCTTGCCGGTCCAGATTGCGCAGCAAAAAGTATCCATCTCTCCTCCTCACAATCCAGTGCTTCCCAAGCAAACGCTAAGGATTAGTCTGAAGAAATTTAATGCAACAGCAGCAAGTCTAGGCTTcagtctgaagaaattgattgaTGCTCGCTGCCTAACTCACCAGTTTGAGATTATTCAGTTTTTGGCACACACTTTCAAAATCCCCTGTGATGGCACTTCCAGAACACTTTCAAAATCTCCTATAtatctttctttatattttagttTCTCCAACTCTCCTTGAAGTTGTGGATGTGAAGAAACAGACTAGTCAAGTATTTACATTGTGTTGTGACTTGtgcatatatgatatatcctGCCAAGCTTAGCCAAGTAGAGTACAACatgaatatattttatttatttattttacaccTCATTCATGCTCATGTCACATTGTGATACAGTGAAACTAGTTTTTTGGTTTAAGCTTCCAGAAAGAATGGTTTTTCCTAATATACTAAGCACCTCCCACTAAAACAGCTGTGAAACTGATTAATTAGCAACAGATTTAACTAAAATTATAACAGAACCAATACAAGTTTGACAACTCAATCTTCTAGCGAAAGACAATAATGCCCTTCGAATCCTATCATTACTCCCTCCTATCCTATAGAAGACGAGCCTTGTCATCAAGGATATCAAAATCTGGGAATCTGGCCAGTAAACCATAATAGCCTCATCCTTAGAATGATGTTGCCAGTGAATGAGAACTTCAGTGGCAAGGCAGCAGCattttgctaaaatatgaatatggtttgaatattCTGGGTTgttctttattcttctccataaggaggtatatataggagtttacatatGAAGGTTTTATAAGGAATTAGATATAGTaaaaaattaggaaagtatctcctaattgtacaatgatttattacttatataaaaaataggaaagtaaatcccttaattaatcaagaaaGTAAATctacttgattaattaggagactcacgtcaatactcctcctcaagttggtgcatatatgtcatgaatgcccaacttggtaagtgagtcatgAAATACTGTTCCACACtcacagcatatgcaatatctgaTTTTGGAGGACGTATGAAGAGTAGAacctttggtggtggtgatagaAGAAGGAGTCTGGGTTGACCGCATGCTTCTATGAGTCTGCAATAAGATGGAGAATCGTATGGGTTCTTGACATCACAGCAGATGTGATATGAGAAGGTGAGGAAGGTGATGTGAGAAATTTGATGTAGGAATTGGAATTAAGAGGTATGTGTATAAGATTTGATGGTATGTGTTTAGGGATTTGGAAAAGAGGATTtgagggatttggatttggagaaagaaaaaaaagaggaatttgatttagggttttggatttgaatatgagaaatttgaagaaatttgagataagggtttggatttgaatatgagaaatttgagataagggtttagagacaaaacaacttctcttcactccctttctccccttgaagagaaggggtcgtcagagtcaagaaataagcaacatcttcTTGGGATACGTCAATAAACATAGtcctttcacttttttttttgttttttgtgtgtgggtAGAGTTTGCCCCTCCTAGTACTACAACCAATCGTCTTGCTACTGTGGATGTCCTGTTGTGGCTACAGAGGCAGAGGCAGGAGCTGGTGCCGTTGGAACTGCAGGACTAACAGGAGCTGAGTCAATGTGGATAGTAACAATTTGGGAGGATGGTGGAGTGGTGTCGGTGGTGTTGGAAGAGGAGATGACATCCATGACAGCGGAAGAATTTTAAgggtaaaaaaaatatgtgttttggaatttgaagatATGAGGGATGTGGATGGAGATATGAATTTGGTAAAGAGAAATATGAGTTCGGAGaaatatgaggaatttgaGGAATATGAAATTAaggtttgtgtttgaagaagTTTGATATGAGGATTCAGGGTTTGTGTtggaagaaatttgatatgaggATTTAGAGACAACCGAGGAtcgattgctctgataccatgctaaaatatgaatatggtttgaatacttgggttgttctttattcttctccataaggaggtatatataggagtttacatatgaaggttttacaaggaattagatatagtaaagaattaggaaagtatctcctaattgtacaacgatatatcacttatataaaaaataggaaagtaaatcccttaattaatcaaggaagtaaatctccttgattaattaggagactcacgtcaacacatttcctctttttttaacCATTCGTGTCCAAAATAGCAATGGAGTGACCTTGACAATGCAAATGAGGAACTTGAAATTCTCAAGTTTGATGTTTATCTGCCTGAGATCTTTGGGGAacagaaaatttgaagaaatatcGAAAAGTGAGGTTCTTTTACCTTCATTTTTATCCTTGTAAAATGCATGGATCATGTTTTTGTTCTGTGATTGTAATATATGCAATGTTCTTTGATTAAGGTTTTCTTGATTGAAATCGACTTACAGACAACCCCTGACGCCATCTTTCATAGATGATGGATGCCTTGCATTATTGGCTTCAAAGATGTTTTTATTCAGAGTGAACGTTGGAGTCGCCTTGATCAGGTCATATCTTCAACATATGTTTAAACTGTGAAAAAGATCATGTTGTAGACTCATTGTATGAATGTTGTTAAGTGCCCTCCAAATGTGCTACCAAGGAATAATTTTTATGTCTTCTCTTGCATTTGTATCGAAAGttgattaattttgctttttccctttgaattTAGGTACGGGGAATTCGCTTTGAGTTTATAGAGGGTGCAGCAGAAGTTGTGAACATGAGGATTGATGGAGCaccatggaaaaaaaaaaaaataattcccACTTGATGGTTTGGTTGAGATTGAAATCTCATACCACTgtcaagtcaactttcttgcCCTTCCAAACTGCCCCGCAAAAAGTATCGGTGACTTGTCCCGATCTAGAGCTTCTGAAACTGGTGTTGATAACAATGGTAAGGATTACTCTCAAGGacataacaataataataataataataataagtttGGTGCAGCAAGCACGTTCAAAGTATCAGATtgggtaaaaaataatatttcattcaTATCTTGATGTATAACAATAGGAAGGTTATATATACAGAGCCTAGGAAACTATTCTAGGAATGTAATTACGAGCCCATAATCTTGCATAATCAAATAGTTGACTTAGACTAATTTGGAATGTACAACTCATTGACACTCCCCCTTAAGTTGGAGCATATATGTCGTCAATGCCCAACTTGCTAAGTGAGCTGTGAAATACTCTGCATGTGACTACTTTGGTGAGGACATCTGCAAGTTGATCTTCATATTTAACAAATGATACCTCAATGATCTTTGCCTCAAGTTTCTCCTTGATGAAATGTCTGTCAACTTCAACATGC
It encodes:
- the LOC109948237 gene encoding uncharacterized protein LOC109948237, encoding MVVPAEGSDQHYNSLIISLEPLDRESCWDIFKDTAFGYQQHSEEVEIEIKDLFYGLPLAARTLAEIVSPDSQNLGRTSPPYRKYEELLKLPDLDVDSDCFGLKKFPMLVFIDMKYEKTGENCIRKFCKFLNKKQVVGENDVVN
- the LOC18782930 gene encoding probable disease resistance protein At4g19060, which encodes MAGDVAQFLQKKFLASLRDTEFELSGAVLISYLRAIKDIVIDIDTRRLKEDYCRRFIYVLLDRTDAFTKCQEDLFRAEDEKRLAAIKRIFEAEFMKKEKRIYNLRESSSRPDPEENLIHRRQRFEAEVVGFDEQLRKIGSFLLKSSPSSGAGFAAVGILGMAGAGKTTLVREFLSLWIVRDEFSPIIWLCLSNIIKENKQVEEEIEVSIVKCMLGKLDHDAVADGDGIIQEEEKIISSNNNSGHVLAALLERLNQHLSGKSYLVVLDDVWHMNNFYSDLGHRRLQVQEGDKKVGDHRH